In Carya illinoinensis cultivar Pawnee chromosome 6, C.illinoinensisPawnee_v1, whole genome shotgun sequence, a single genomic region encodes these proteins:
- the LOC122313302 gene encoding protein RGF1 INDUCIBLE TRANSCRIPTION FACTOR 1-like: MTKNPPQDISKPKTRRIMGGGGLDDGDDDHQENKWPPWLKPLLQTSFFVQCKVHTDSHKSECNMYCLDCMNGALCSLCLASHGDHRAIQIRRSSYHDVIRVSEIQKYVDVTSVQTYIINSARIVFLNERPQLRPGKGVTNTCQVCDRSLLDSFSFCSLGCKIVGTSKKFRKKKMCMDTDQGYDTEGSLNGISNIGYTKSKAHHSFTPSTPPPTAGNYGTAKRRKGVPHRSPMGGLILQY; this comes from the exons ATGACCAAGAACCCACCACAAGACATATCAAAACCCAAAACCAGAAGAATCATG GGAGGAGGAGGTTTAgatgatggtgatgatgatcatcaagaaaacaagtgGCCGCCATGGCTGAAGCCACTTCTTCAAACAAGCTTCTTTGTTCAATGCAAGGTTCACACagattctcacaaaagtgaatGCAATATGTACTGCTTGGACTGCATGAATGGAGCCCTTTGTTCTCTTTGCCTCGCTTCTCATGGAGATCACCGGGCTATTCAG ATAAGAAGGTCTTCATATCATGATGTGATAAGGGTGTCTGAGATTCAGAAATATGTGGATGTAACAAGTGTACAGACATACATAATAAACAGTGCGAGGATTGTGTTCTTGAATGAGAGGCCTCAGCTTAGGCCTGGCAAAGGTGTCACCAATACCTGCCAAGTCTGTGACCGTAGCCTCCTTGATTCCTTCAGTTTCTGCTCACTTGGCTGCAAG ATTGTTGGGACATCAAAGAAattcaggaaaaagaaaatgtgcaTGGACACTGATCAAGGGTATGACACTGAAGGATCACTGAATGGCATTAGCAATATTGGGTATACGAAAAGCAAAGCTCATCACAGTTTTACACCATCGACGCCACCTCCGACTGCCGGGAATTACGGGACGGCAAAGAGAAGGAAGGGGGTTCCCCATAGATCTCCAATGGGGGGCCTTATTTTACAATACTAA
- the LOC122313303 gene encoding prohibitin-1, mitochondrial-like, which yields MNFNNVKVPKMPGGGAASALIRVGVIGALGLYGATNSLYNVEGGHRAIMFNRIVGVKDQVYAEGTHFMIPWFDRPVIYDVRAKPHLVESNSGSRDLQMVKIGLRVLTRPVPDQLPTIYRALGENYNERVLPSIIHETLKAVVAQYNASQLITQREAVSRNIRDILTARAANFNIALDDVSITSLTFGKEFTAAIEAKQVAAQEAERAKFVVEKAEQDKKSAIIRAQGEAKSAQLIGEAIASNPAFITLRKIEAAREIAHTVSNSSNKVFLSSDDLLLNLQDMDSEPTGKK from the exons ATGAATTTCAACAACGTCAAAGTTCCAAAGATGCCCGGCGGCGGTGCAGCTTCTGCTTTAATTAGGGTGGGAGTCATTGGTGCACTTGGTTTGTATGGTGCTACTAACAGTCTCTACAATGTTGAGGGAGGCCATCGAGCTATCATGTTTAACCGTATAGTTGGTGTGAAAGACCAG GTTTATGCTGAAGGTACACACTTTATGATTCCATGGTTTGACAGGCCCGTAATTTATGATGTCCGTGCAAAACCCCATCTAGTGGAGAGTAATTCTGGGAGCCGCGACCTCCAGATG GTGAAAATTGGGCTTCGAGTTCTTACCCGCCCTGTGCCCGACCAATTACCAACAATTTACCGAGCACTTGGTGAGAACTATAACGAAAGGGTCCTGCCTTCAATTATTCATGAAACTTTGAAAGCTGTTGTCGCCCAGTATAATGCCAGCCAGCTTATTACACAGAGAGAG GCTGTCAGTAGGAATATTCGGGATATTTTGACTGCGAGGGCAGCCAATTTCAATATTGCATTGGATGATGTGTCAATCACAAGCCTAACTTTTGGAAAGGAATTTACAGCTGCAATTGAAGCCAAACAGGTGGCTGCACAAGAGGCTGAGAGGGCTAAATTTGTCGTGGAAAAAGCTGAACAAGACAAGAAAAGTGCCATTATCAGAGCACAG GGTGAGGCCAAGAGTGCACAGCTGATTGGTGAAGCTATTGCCAGTAATCCGGCATTTATCACTCTCAGGAAGATTGAAGCTGCCAGAGAGATTGCACATACTGTCTCGAATTCATCCAACAAAGTTTTCCTGAGTTCAGATGATTTGTTGCTAAACCTTCAGGATATGGATTCGGAGCCTACTGGGAAGAAATAG